The following proteins come from a genomic window of Salvia hispanica cultivar TCC Black 2014 chromosome 4, UniMelb_Shisp_WGS_1.0, whole genome shotgun sequence:
- the LOC125221094 gene encoding uncharacterized protein LOC125221094 — MSYTCSVICNDESVMFMFNNAQNSSGCIELFVEYSPVRSSEIPRVVDFGSGSSARVELLSSECGIGSSARGEHMNFDHSMNEHRDVVDVVDVGGGLNDEVDVADVLNEPTTLSDTEPEPDLCDGDGSSDDGDGSSDDELIPCKPVVQGEQPLSEYNTRGLKFFRELPSRPSGVSDDGVDNEHINLYWDGNELHWIVLGTKFDSKLHVKTAITMWSLWQEKQFKVVESKLRRWHAVCKFPAGTTATGIGIINTTDAKKARECKWEVSVTQRAHDDMWEVRKWVGRHTCVGHRANRDHANFSSAMIALCIRHHVRQCANFKVFSIIADVQDRFGVSISYKKAWYAKRKAIEFVYGGWEESFRQLPSYMFELQSQNPGTIVKWKHNELLSQRCTNVFNYVFWAFGPAIHAFQKAAPVLTIDGTHLRGRFKGKLLVACGFDANKTCLPIAYAVVDEETNDSWSWFLDHVRTHVVKYEREVCIISDRHKGIFKAMESEIMTRAPQIHHKFCLVHVRANVLKKHKGPSLKAMIWKLGVSTQMPRINNDTETLRQRYPN; from the exons ATGAGTTATACATGTTCTGTGATTTGCAATGATGAAAGTGTAATGTTTATGTTCAACAATGCTCAAAATTCAAGTGGGtgtattgaattatttgttgagTATTCACCTGTTAGAAGTTCAGAAATCCCACGAGTTGTTgattttggtagtggatcatCTGCGAGGGTTGAACTTTTGAGCTCTGAATGTGGTATTGGATCATCTGCGAGGGGTGAACATATGAACTTTGATCATAGTATGAATGAGCATAGAGATGTTGTAGATGTTGTTGATGTTGGTGGTGGATTGAATGATGAGGTAGATGTAGCAGATGTTCTTAATGAGCCAACAACACTATCTGATACTGAGCCAGAACCCGATCTCTGTGATGGTGATGGTTCTTCTGATGATGGTGATGGTTCTTCTGATGATGAGCTAATACCATGTAAACCTGTTGTACAAGGTGAACAACCACTTTCGGAATACAACACTAGAGGGTTGAAATTCTTTCGCGAATTACCAAGTCGTCCTTCTGGAGTATCTGATGATGGTGTTGATAATGAACACATCAATTTGTATTGGGATGGGAATGAGCTGCATTGGATTGTGTTgggaacaaaatttgattcGAAGCTTCATGTGAAGACTGCTATAACTATGTGGAGTTTGTGGCAGGAAAAACAGTTTAAGGTCGTCGAGAGCAAATTAAGAAGGTGGCATGCCGTATGCAAATTTCCTGCAGGAACGACAGCAACAGGTATTGGCATCATCAACACCACCGACGCTAAAAAAGCAAGGGAATGTAAGTGGGAGGTTTCAGTTACTCAAAGGGCGCATGACGATATGTGGGAAGTTAGAAAGTGGGTGGGGCGACATACTTGTGTAGGCCATCGTGCTAACAGAGATCATGCTAACTTCTCATCGGCAATGATTGCTCTGTGTATTCGACATCATGTGCGACAATGTGCCAATTTCAAGGTCTTCTCAATAATAGCTGATGTTCAAGACAGATTTGGTGTGTCAATCAGTTATAAGAAGGCATGGTATGCAAAGAGAAAGGCTATAGAGTTTGTATATGGTGGATGGGAGGAATCATTTAGGCAGTTGCCAAGCTACATGTTTGAACTCCAGTCACAGAATCCGGGCACAATTGTTAAGTGGAAGCACAATGAGCTGTTGAGTCAGAGATGTACAAATGTGTTCAACTATGTTTTCTGGGCATTTGGGCCTGCAATACATGCTTTCCAGAAGGCTGCACCGGTGTTAACAATAGACGGGACTCACCTCCGAGGAAGATTTAAAGGTAAGTTGCTTGTTGCTTGTGGTTTTGATGCTAACAAGACATGCTTGCCTATTGCATATGCTGTGGTGGATGAAGAAACCAATGACAGTTGGTCGTGGTTTTTGGATCATGTAAGAACTCATGTGGTGAAATACGAGAGGGAGGTGTGCATTATATCAGATAGGCATAAAGGAATCTTCAAAGCAATGGAGTCTGAAATCATGACAAGAGCCCCGCAGATACACCACAAATTTTGTTTGGTCCATGTGAGGGCAAATGTGTTGAAGAAGCACAAGGGCCCCAGTTTGAAGGCCATGATCTGGAAGTTGGGGGTTAGTACTCAG ATGCCTCGCATAAATAATGATACAGAAACGCTAAGGCAGCGCTACCCCAACTGA